A single Ciona intestinalis chromosome 12, KH, whole genome shotgun sequence DNA region contains:
- the LOC100176914 gene encoding peptidase inhibitor 16-like, which produces MSKFVFLYVCLLMCYAYGSVAETKYAKFPYISSGRKSLMGWDDKYLQELFSQSGNKTVFMKLVKAKFENFKELSKSTKLNNKVSGKVMLNQNASNSEPGRYFGKYLRPDHMTQQQIDKLVELHNTIRSSVSPTADEMLRLSWNYDLEASAASKAKSCAFRWSPTNSRLDNAGHGSGENVWVGWGVNFTTLDVNSPITTWFAEQKYFDPELQQCLGGSCEHYVQIIWHDVYRIGCAWNECNDIKVYGYPVNTAVFLVCHYGPRGARQPLFPYFRGVACSFCGQEDRCEYSLCTNDEREKTAGEKPWTDPPSTGVGVITTTEEPLISEGTKIGLIAGGSVLGATLLATAITAIVVRSLRKREQAAATVAGSSLNNVTSNLSEKLASSKTLQYE; this is translated from the exons ATGAGtaaatttgtatttctttacgTGTGTTTACTGATGTGTTACGCTTATGGTTCAGTAGCAGAAACAAAATATGCCAAGTTTCCGTACATTAGTTCTGGCCGTAAGTCACTCATGGGTTGGGACGATAAATACCTGCAAGAACTATTTTCCCAAAGTGGAAACAAAACCGTTTTCATGAAGCTTGTGAAAGCCAAGTTTGAAAACTTTAAAGAATTATCCAAGAGTACGaaactaaataataaagtatCTGGGAAAGTTATGTTAAACCAAAATGCAAGCAATTCGGAACCAGGGCGATATTTT GGAAAATATCTAAGGCCAGATCACATGACACAACAACAGATTGACAAACTTGTTGAATTGCATAATACGATACGATCTTCTGTTTCTCCTACAGCGGACGAAATGCTACGGCTG TCGTGGAACTACGATTTGGAAGCAAGCGCTGCAAGCAAAGCGAAATCCTGTGCGTTCAGATGGTCACCCACAAACAGCAGGCTGGACAATGCGGGCCATGGAAGCGGCGAAAACGTATGGGTTGGATGGGGTGTCAATTTCACAACACTGGACGTGAATTCTCCG ATAACCACCTGGTTCGCTGAGCAAAAATATTTCGACCCCGAGCTCCAGCAATGCTTAGGCGGTTCGTGCGAACATTATGTTCAAATTATCTGGCACGACGTTTATCGGATAGGATGCGCGTGGAATGAATGCAACGACATAAAAGTGTACGGATACCCAGTCAATACGGCTGTGTTTCTGGTGTGCCATTACGGACCAAG GGGTGCAAGACAACCGTTGTTTCCATACTTTAGAGGTGTTGCTTGCTCATTCTGTGGTCAGGAGGATAGATGCGAATATAGTTTGTGCA CAAATGACGAAAGAGAAAAGACAGCTGGTGAAAAACCGTGGACAGATCCACCTTCAACAGGCGTCGGGGTCATTACAACGACAGAAGAACCTCTTATAAGTGAAGGAACCAAAATCGGTCTGATAGCTGGCGGTAGTGTCCTTGGTGCGACGTTACTAGCTACTGCTATAACTGCAATTGTGGTGAGGTCTCTTCGTAAGAGAGAACAAGCAGCAGCAACTGT AGCTGGAAGcagtttaaacaatgttaCTTCAAACTTGAGTGAAAAATTGGCATCCAGTAAAACTTTGCAGTACGAATAA